In Persicimonas caeni, a single window of DNA contains:
- a CDS encoding cell division protein ZapA — protein sequence MGTQTSSEAQESKPVSVEIRGQRLSIRSNHDPAFVRSLADHIDAKVAELQKAAPAVSLSKLLMLASMTVAEELFEARQEIDRLRDEITNRTDAMLALLDEAGGDGPSPETG from the coding sequence GTGGGGACTCAGACCTCATCGGAAGCCCAAGAATCGAAGCCAGTAAGCGTCGAAATTCGGGGGCAGAGGCTGTCGATTCGCAGCAACCACGATCCTGCGTTCGTGCGCAGCCTGGCCGATCATATCGACGCGAAGGTCGCCGAGTTGCAAAAGGCAGCCCCGGCGGTGTCGCTCTCCAAACTTTTGATGCTGGCAAGCATGACCGTGGCCGAAGAGCTGTTCGAGGCCCGGCAAGAGATAGATAGATTGAGAGACGAGATCACCAACAGAACTGACGCCATGCTGGCGCTCCTCGACGAGGCCGGCGGCGATGGACCGAGCCCGGAGACCGGTTGA
- a CDS encoding 5-formyltetrahydrofolate cyclo-ligase, with translation MAEQLPSAKNKAELRTAVLKKRDELTSRVAETHSRDLCERLDAITQLEAFSAIAGYAPIRNEIDATAYLARRQEQGARLYFPRVTGPSSLCFVPVDSLDELEPGSFGVPEPQGEPASVEELELFLVPGVAFDKQGRRLGFGRGFYDRALARALSARKRNQTSKLTPPVLVGVCYHWQLIEGEIPVEPHDISMDVIATDEETIWCSRDRLT, from the coding sequence ATGGCCGAACAGTTGCCGTCGGCAAAGAACAAAGCGGAGCTACGCACCGCGGTTCTCAAAAAGCGCGACGAGCTCACCTCCCGTGTGGCCGAAACACACTCGCGCGACCTGTGCGAGCGCCTCGATGCGATTACCCAGCTCGAGGCTTTCTCGGCCATCGCCGGCTATGCTCCCATCCGAAATGAAATCGACGCCACTGCCTACTTGGCCCGACGCCAAGAGCAGGGCGCACGACTCTATTTCCCACGCGTGACCGGCCCGAGCTCGTTGTGCTTCGTGCCGGTCGACTCCCTCGACGAGCTCGAGCCGGGCTCGTTCGGCGTGCCCGAGCCGCAAGGCGAGCCTGCCTCGGTCGAGGAGCTCGAGCTCTTCTTGGTTCCCGGCGTAGCCTTCGACAAGCAGGGGCGCCGGTTGGGCTTCGGGCGTGGGTTCTACGACCGTGCCCTGGCGCGAGCGCTAAGTGCTCGAAAAAGAAATCAAACATCCAAACTCACGCCCCCGGTTTTGGTCGGCGTGTGCTATCATTGGCAACTCATCGAGGGCGAGATTCCCGTCGAGCCTCACGATATTTCAATGGACGTCATCGCGACCGACGAGGAGACCATCTGGTGTTCTCGCGATCGTCTGACATAA
- the rny gene encoding ribonuclease Y: MDIVFLVVGALVGLIAGVVFANRKADATLDHRLSEKLEELRDQTVEKTKKRVEAELREELTSEVRDELKDKYDEEIKASATEQADRKLEDAQSKADALRKEAQLEADSIKLEAQKEAEKELKERRAELQKLEERLTNRETKLDGRASKLDERDEEASRREERINTREQALNEREEELSRHTERVQAELEKVAGYTSEEAKEQLIDSMVAEAKAEATQKVREVEESAMDEADKRAKKVLATAIQRYAGEYVTERTVKVVQLPSDDMKGRIIGREGRNIRALEAATGIDIIVDDTPEVVVVSGFDPVRREIARLSLEKLIADGRIHPARIEEVVEKTEQEIAQVIKESGEQAAFELGVHGLHPEITKLLGRLKWRTSYGQNMWSHSIEVGFLCGLMASELGVDVKLARRAGLLHDMGKALTHERDGSHALVGAEIAKKHGETEIVRNAIAAHHDEEPQNSVIAHLVIAADALSGARPGARREILGTYVKRLEELEKISLGFDGVEKTYAIQAGREIRVMVSNSKVSDNDAYALSKDIARKIEDELTYPGQVKVCVIRETRAVDFAK, translated from the coding sequence ATGGACATCGTCTTTCTCGTGGTGGGGGCGCTCGTCGGCTTGATCGCCGGCGTCGTCTTCGCCAACCGGAAAGCGGATGCCACGCTGGACCATAGGCTCTCCGAGAAGCTCGAGGAGCTACGCGATCAGACGGTCGAGAAGACCAAAAAACGCGTGGAGGCCGAACTCCGAGAGGAGTTGACCAGCGAAGTCCGCGACGAACTCAAGGATAAATACGACGAAGAGATCAAAGCCTCGGCCACCGAGCAGGCCGACCGAAAGCTAGAAGATGCCCAGTCCAAGGCCGACGCGCTGCGAAAGGAAGCGCAGCTCGAGGCCGACTCGATCAAACTCGAAGCCCAGAAAGAAGCCGAAAAGGAGCTCAAGGAGCGACGCGCCGAGCTACAGAAGCTCGAAGAGCGGCTGACCAATCGCGAGACCAAACTCGACGGTCGCGCCTCCAAGCTCGACGAGCGTGACGAGGAGGCCAGCCGACGCGAAGAGCGCATCAACACGCGCGAGCAGGCGCTCAACGAGCGCGAAGAAGAGTTGTCGCGCCACACCGAGCGCGTGCAAGCCGAGCTCGAAAAGGTCGCCGGCTACACCTCCGAGGAGGCCAAAGAGCAGCTCATCGACTCGATGGTCGCCGAGGCCAAAGCCGAAGCCACCCAGAAGGTGCGCGAGGTCGAGGAGTCGGCGATGGACGAGGCCGACAAGCGCGCCAAGAAGGTGCTCGCCACCGCCATCCAGCGCTATGCCGGCGAGTACGTCACCGAGCGCACCGTCAAGGTCGTCCAGCTCCCCTCCGACGACATGAAGGGGCGCATCATCGGCCGCGAGGGCCGCAATATCCGCGCCCTGGAGGCGGCCACCGGCATCGACATCATCGTCGACGACACCCCCGAGGTGGTCGTGGTCAGCGGCTTCGATCCGGTGCGTCGCGAGATCGCACGGCTCTCGCTCGAGAAGCTCATCGCCGACGGGCGCATCCACCCGGCGCGCATCGAGGAGGTCGTCGAGAAGACTGAGCAGGAGATCGCCCAGGTAATCAAGGAGTCGGGCGAGCAGGCGGCCTTCGAGTTGGGCGTCCACGGACTGCACCCCGAGATCACCAAGCTGTTGGGGCGCCTGAAGTGGCGCACGAGCTACGGCCAGAATATGTGGTCGCACTCCATCGAGGTCGGCTTTTTGTGCGGCTTGATGGCTTCGGAGCTGGGCGTCGACGTCAAGCTCGCCCGGCGCGCAGGCCTGCTGCACGACATGGGCAAAGCGCTCACCCACGAGCGCGACGGAAGTCACGCGCTCGTGGGCGCCGAGATCGCCAAGAAGCACGGCGAGACCGAGATTGTGCGAAATGCCATCGCAGCGCACCACGACGAGGAGCCGCAAAACTCGGTCATCGCCCACCTGGTCATCGCCGCCGACGCGCTCTCGGGCGCTCGTCCCGGCGCTCGCCGCGAGATTTTGGGCACCTACGTCAAGCGCCTCGAGGAGCTCGAGAAGATCTCGCTTGGCTTCGACGGCGTCGAGAAGACCTACGCCATCCAGGCGGGTCGTGAGATCCGCGTGATGGTTTCGAACTCGAAGGTCTCCGACAACGACGCGTACGCGTTGAGCAAGGATATCGCGCGCAAAATCGAGGACGAGTTGACCTACCCCGGTCAGGTCAAAGTGTGCGTGATTCGCGAGACCCGCGCGGTCGATTTTGCGAAGTAA
- the tyrS gene encoding tyrosine--tRNA ligase: MSDFNSSVLAELDWRGFIQQTTHEDLDELLEKESVTLYCGFDPSGDSLHVGHLLPVLGLAFFKRHGHNPIALVGGATGLIGDPSGKSEERNLLDDEQLEKNVAGISEQLQSILDRATAMHEETMGDVDESSDEVPLLNNADWLKPWSYIDFLRDVGKYFRVNVMMQKESVRARLQEREQGISYTEFSYMLIQAFDFMHLREHHNCKLQIGGSDQWGNITAGTELTRRKLGETVFGITFPLITDSSGNKLGKTEGGAVWLDPERTSPYEFYQYWVRRDDADVPKLLRLFTFLPKDEVDELVAEIEEGRNRGQVQEKLAWEVTALVHGADEADKAVRASKMLFGEKIEGLSDRELASIFADVPSTEIPKEKFEGEGVGILDLFTETGLQNSNGAARRLIKQGGAYLNNEKLERWDKQVTLDDLASESMMVLRSGKKNYHVVKVVG; this comes from the coding sequence ATGAGCGACTTCAACAGCAGCGTACTCGCCGAACTCGACTGGAGAGGGTTCATCCAACAGACGACCCATGAGGATCTCGACGAGCTCCTCGAGAAAGAGTCTGTGACGCTGTATTGCGGCTTCGATCCCTCGGGTGATTCGCTGCACGTGGGCCACTTGCTGCCGGTGCTGGGGCTCGCCTTCTTCAAGCGCCACGGGCACAACCCAATCGCGCTGGTGGGCGGAGCGACCGGCCTCATCGGCGACCCGAGCGGCAAGTCCGAGGAGCGAAACCTCCTCGACGACGAGCAACTCGAGAAGAACGTCGCCGGCATCAGCGAGCAGCTCCAGTCGATCCTCGATCGCGCCACCGCGATGCACGAGGAGACGATGGGTGACGTAGACGAGTCGAGCGATGAAGTGCCGCTTCTGAACAACGCCGACTGGCTCAAGCCGTGGAGCTACATCGACTTTCTGCGCGACGTGGGCAAGTACTTCCGCGTCAACGTGATGATGCAGAAGGAGTCGGTGCGCGCGCGTCTGCAGGAGCGCGAGCAGGGCATCAGCTACACCGAGTTCAGCTACATGCTCATCCAAGCCTTCGACTTCATGCACCTGCGTGAGCACCACAACTGCAAGCTACAAATCGGCGGCAGTGACCAGTGGGGCAATATCACCGCCGGTACCGAGCTGACGCGTCGCAAGCTCGGTGAGACCGTCTTCGGGATCACCTTCCCGCTGATCACCGATTCGTCGGGCAACAAGCTTGGCAAGACCGAGGGCGGTGCCGTCTGGCTCGACCCCGAGCGCACCAGCCCCTACGAGTTCTACCAGTACTGGGTGCGCCGCGACGACGCCGACGTGCCCAAGCTCCTGCGCCTCTTTACGTTCCTGCCCAAAGACGAGGTCGACGAGCTCGTCGCCGAGATCGAAGAGGGCAGAAACCGCGGGCAGGTCCAAGAGAAGCTCGCCTGGGAGGTTACCGCGCTCGTCCACGGCGCCGACGAGGCCGACAAGGCCGTGCGCGCCTCCAAAATGCTCTTCGGCGAGAAGATCGAAGGGCTGTCGGACCGCGAGCTGGCGTCGATTTTTGCCGACGTGCCCTCCACGGAAATCCCCAAGGAGAAGTTCGAGGGCGAGGGAGTCGGCATCCTCGACCTGTTCACCGAGACCGGCCTGCAAAACTCCAACGGCGCCGCGCGCCGGCTCATCAAGCAGGGCGGGGCGTACCTGAACAACGAGAAGCTCGAGCGTTGGGACAAGCAGGTCACTCTCGATGACTTGGCCAGCGAGTCGATGATGGTGCTCAGGAGCGGCAAGAAGAACTACCACGTGGTCAAGGTGGTTGGTTGA
- a CDS encoding MBL fold metallo-hydrolase: MQLTSFGAAEGVTGSCHLLEVGQTRILLDCGIFQGGKRVREHNRPPLPIDPKSIDYIVVSHGHLDHIGRIPLFVKEGFDGEIISTRPTYEISRISLVDSVELIEQATKRANANRPEGTPPIAPLYEEPDIFDTFDRWNTFVGYHEPLELTENIRLTFYDAGHILGSAFILLELTEGDETRRLLFSGDLGNVDKPLIRDPERAPEADIAIVESTYGDRSHRAFDETVAEFEEAICTTIERNGNVLVPTFAVERAQELLYVLYEAWRGGRLPKNTRIYLDSPMAIDVTRVFTRFPEFFDKEALEMAENGGNPFNFAALTFSRSARDSIRINDHRSGAIILAGSGMVTGGRILHHLRFNLERPECSVVFCGYQAEGSLGRQIVEGASTVRIMGSYYDCNAQVWTINGFSAHAGRRTLTRWVNQSAAKRVLLVHGEEDAKAAFQGHLEADTEADAVHIMRFGEPVTL, encoded by the coding sequence ATGCAGTTGACCAGTTTCGGCGCCGCTGAAGGCGTCACCGGCTCTTGCCACCTCCTCGAAGTCGGCCAGACTCGTATTCTCCTCGATTGCGGCATCTTCCAGGGCGGCAAGCGCGTGCGCGAGCACAACCGCCCTCCTCTGCCCATCGACCCGAAGTCCATCGATTATATCGTGGTCTCTCACGGGCACCTCGATCATATCGGGCGCATCCCGCTCTTCGTCAAAGAGGGGTTCGACGGCGAGATCATCTCGACGCGGCCGACCTACGAGATCTCGCGCATCAGCCTGGTCGACTCGGTCGAACTCATCGAGCAAGCGACCAAGCGCGCGAACGCCAACCGGCCCGAGGGCACCCCGCCGATCGCCCCGCTCTATGAAGAGCCGGACATCTTCGACACCTTCGATCGGTGGAACACCTTTGTGGGCTACCACGAACCGCTCGAGCTGACCGAGAATATTCGGCTGACCTTCTACGACGCCGGCCACATCCTCGGCTCGGCGTTCATCCTGTTGGAGCTGACCGAGGGCGACGAGACCCGCCGCCTTCTCTTCTCGGGTGACCTGGGCAATGTCGACAAGCCGCTCATCCGCGACCCGGAGCGCGCGCCCGAAGCCGACATCGCCATCGTCGAGAGCACCTATGGCGACCGCAGCCACCGCGCCTTCGACGAGACCGTCGCCGAGTTCGAAGAAGCCATCTGCACCACCATCGAGCGCAACGGGAACGTGCTCGTGCCGACCTTTGCCGTCGAGCGCGCCCAGGAGCTTCTCTACGTCCTCTACGAAGCTTGGCGTGGCGGACGGCTGCCCAAGAACACACGCATTTACCTCGACAGCCCCATGGCCATCGACGTCACGCGCGTGTTCACCCGCTTCCCCGAGTTCTTCGATAAAGAGGCGCTCGAGATGGCTGAAAACGGCGGCAATCCGTTCAACTTCGCCGCGCTGACCTTCAGCCGCTCGGCGCGCGACTCCATCCGCATCAACGACCACCGCTCCGGCGCGATCATCCTGGCAGGCAGTGGCATGGTCACCGGCGGGCGCATCTTGCACCACCTGCGGTTCAACCTGGAGCGCCCCGAATGCAGCGTCGTCTTTTGCGGCTATCAGGCCGAGGGAAGTCTGGGCCGCCAGATCGTCGAGGGCGCCTCGACGGTACGCATCATGGGCAGCTACTACGACTGCAACGCGCAGGTCTGGACGATCAACGGTTTTTCGGCCCACGCCGGCCGCCGCACGCTGACGCGCTGGGTGAATCAATCCGCCGCCAAGCGCGTCCTACTCGTGCACGGCGAGGAGGACGCCAAAGCTGCCTTCCAGGGGCATCTGGAGGCTGACACGGAGGCCGACGCGGTTCACATCATGCGCTTCGGAGAGCCGGTTACGCTCTAA
- the queD gene encoding 6-carboxytetrahydropterin synthase QueD: MVVELTKQFRFEAAHRLPNTPEGHKCRRLHGHSFKVTVEVKGPVDPDTGWLIDFAEIKEAWKPLHDELDHYFLNEIEGLENPTSEVLARWIWVRLEKTLDCLSAITVHETCTSACTYRGE; this comes from the coding sequence ATGGTAGTAGAACTGACCAAACAATTTCGCTTTGAAGCCGCCCACCGTCTCCCGAACACGCCCGAAGGACACAAGTGCCGGCGGCTGCACGGCCACTCGTTCAAAGTGACCGTCGAAGTCAAAGGCCCTGTCGACCCGGATACCGGCTGGTTAATTGACTTCGCCGAGATCAAGGAGGCGTGGAAGCCGCTCCATGACGAACTCGACCACTATTTCCTTAACGAGATCGAGGGGCTGGAGAATCCCACCTCGGAAGTTTTGGCGCGGTGGATCTGGGTGAGGCTCGAAAAGACGCTCGATTGTCTGAGCGCGATCACGGTGCACGAGACGTGCACCTCGGCGTGTACTTACCGCGGCGAGTAA
- a CDS encoding bifunctional homocysteine S-methyltransferase/methylenetetrahydrofolate reductase, which yields MGKATKVTREFLEVVDAGPVVFDGAVGTQLYERGIYINKSFDDANLSQQDLVRSVHEAYLQAGADVITTNTFGSNRIKLKRHGLEDRVVEINRQGVLLAREVAQDAAFVAGSVGPTGLTPTMLTDAELDEIRQAYHEQITALADAGADLIVLETFRQLSEIRIAIEVAKDVCDLPIVAQMAFDSDMKTGDGAAPDRVALLLKQWGADVIGANCMEGPNVLFDVVEQMIGHGLPVIAEPNAGYPRKVEERLVYMATPEYFGVYARRFFKLGVNIVGGCCGTGPEHVRQIAAAARMMGGGRIKVEMAEADKVEQRVEEGLDAIPLEDRTNLARKILRVQRERVLAPPDKRPPVSRDTFVVSVEVNPPSGLNPDKSIESAQMLIDGGVDVINTSDGPRASVRMDNGAFAALMRKRVGCEVIVHYCSRDRNLLGLQSDLLGLHVLGLHNLCVITGDPPKVGDYPHATAVFDLDSIGMLRMISNFNRGLDPSGKSVGDVTRFFCACGAEPAAKDYEREIRRLEEKKAAGANFVMTQPVYDHRVLERFLSDIEHLELPVLVGLLPLASHRNAEFLHNEVPGMAVPDDIRKRMKEAGSGPQARAEGVKIAQETLEMVKDQVVGAYIMPPFGRYVAALEILQCIDGYPEVG from the coding sequence ATGGGCAAAGCAACGAAAGTCACGCGAGAATTCTTGGAGGTCGTCGATGCCGGCCCGGTCGTTTTCGACGGGGCGGTAGGCACCCAGCTATACGAGCGCGGCATCTACATCAACAAGTCGTTCGACGACGCCAACCTCTCGCAGCAAGATCTCGTGCGCAGTGTCCACGAGGCGTATCTGCAGGCGGGGGCCGACGTCATCACCACCAACACGTTTGGCTCGAACCGCATTAAGCTCAAACGTCACGGGCTCGAAGATCGCGTCGTCGAGATCAACCGCCAGGGCGTGCTTTTGGCCCGCGAGGTCGCCCAAGACGCCGCCTTTGTCGCAGGCTCGGTCGGCCCCACCGGGCTGACCCCGACGATGCTTACCGACGCCGAACTCGACGAGATTCGCCAGGCGTACCACGAGCAGATCACCGCGCTGGCCGATGCGGGCGCCGACCTCATCGTGCTCGAGACATTTCGCCAGCTCAGCGAGATCCGCATCGCCATCGAGGTGGCCAAAGACGTCTGCGACCTGCCCATCGTCGCCCAAATGGCCTTCGACTCCGACATGAAGACCGGCGACGGCGCCGCTCCCGATCGCGTGGCGCTCCTGCTCAAGCAGTGGGGGGCCGATGTCATCGGCGCGAACTGTATGGAGGGACCCAATGTCCTGTTCGACGTGGTCGAGCAGATGATCGGCCACGGCTTGCCCGTGATCGCCGAGCCCAACGCCGGCTATCCGCGCAAGGTCGAGGAGCGGCTCGTCTACATGGCGACGCCCGAGTATTTCGGGGTCTACGCGCGTCGTTTCTTCAAGCTCGGCGTCAATATCGTAGGCGGCTGCTGCGGCACCGGCCCGGAGCACGTGCGCCAGATCGCGGCGGCAGCCAGGATGATGGGCGGAGGGCGTATCAAGGTCGAGATGGCCGAGGCCGACAAGGTCGAGCAGCGCGTCGAGGAGGGGCTCGACGCCATCCCCCTCGAAGACCGCACCAACCTGGCCCGCAAGATCCTCCGAGTGCAGCGAGAGCGCGTCTTGGCTCCGCCCGACAAACGTCCGCCGGTGAGCCGGGACACGTTCGTGGTCAGCGTCGAGGTCAATCCGCCCTCGGGGCTCAATCCCGACAAGTCGATCGAGTCGGCCCAGATGCTCATCGACGGGGGCGTCGACGTCATCAACACCTCCGACGGTCCGCGCGCCTCGGTACGCATGGACAACGGCGCGTTCGCTGCGCTGATGCGCAAGCGTGTCGGCTGCGAAGTCATCGTCCACTACTGCTCGCGCGACCGGAACCTGCTCGGTTTGCAGTCCGATCTGTTGGGCCTGCATGTGCTGGGGCTGCATAACCTGTGCGTGATCACAGGCGATCCCCCCAAAGTCGGTGACTACCCGCACGCCACGGCGGTCTTCGACCTCGACAGCATCGGCATGCTGCGCATGATCAGCAATTTCAACCGCGGGCTCGACCCTTCCGGCAAGTCGGTGGGCGACGTTACCCGCTTTTTCTGTGCCTGCGGCGCCGAACCCGCCGCCAAGGATTACGAGCGTGAGATCCGGCGTTTGGAAGAGAAGAAGGCCGCCGGTGCGAACTTCGTGATGACCCAGCCGGTCTACGATCATCGCGTGCTCGAGCGCTTCTTGAGCGATATCGAGCATCTGGAGCTGCCCGTGCTTGTGGGCCTGCTGCCCCTGGCGAGTCACCGAAACGCCGAGTTTTTGCACAACGAGGTGCCGGGCATGGCGGTGCCCGACGATATCCGCAAGCGCATGAAGGAGGCGGGCAGCGGACCGCAGGCGCGCGCCGAAGGGGTCAAAATCGCCCAGGAGACCCTCGAGATGGTCAAAGACCAGGTCGTGGGGGCCTATATCATGCCGCCGTTTGGCCGCTACGTGGCGGCTCTCGAAATTCTGCAGTGTATCGATGGTTATCCGGAGGTTGGCTGA
- the cysK gene encoding cysteine synthase A, whose translation MPIHDSIVELVGKTPLIRLNKVVGDCPAEIVGKAEFFNPCSSVKDRIGANMIARAEAEGKIGPSTTIVEPTSGNTGIALAFVCAAKGYKLVLTMPDTMSLERRALLKALGARLELTPGAAGMQGAVDRAKQMVDEQDDAILLQQFENPANPSAHAESTALEIWEDCDGQIDAIVTGVGTGGTISGVSRVLKERNPDFKAIAIEPSGSPVISGGQPGPHKIQGIGAGFVPKNFDTGLIDEVIKVDDDAAMTMARRLAREEGLLVGISAGANVVGAIEVGMRPEFAGKRIVTMLCDTGERYLSTPLFREL comes from the coding sequence ATGCCCATTCATGACAGCATCGTCGAGTTGGTCGGAAAGACCCCGCTCATTCGTTTGAACAAGGTCGTGGGCGACTGCCCCGCCGAGATCGTCGGCAAGGCCGAGTTCTTCAACCCATGTAGCAGCGTCAAGGACCGCATCGGCGCCAACATGATCGCGCGCGCCGAGGCCGAGGGTAAGATCGGCCCGAGCACCACGATCGTCGAGCCGACCAGCGGCAATACGGGCATCGCGCTGGCGTTTGTCTGCGCCGCCAAGGGCTACAAACTCGTGCTCACGATGCCCGACACGATGAGCTTGGAGCGGCGCGCGCTGCTCAAAGCCCTGGGCGCCCGCCTCGAGTTGACCCCGGGTGCTGCGGGCATGCAGGGCGCCGTCGACCGCGCCAAGCAGATGGTCGACGAGCAAGACGACGCCATCTTGCTCCAACAATTTGAAAACCCGGCCAACCCGTCGGCGCACGCCGAGTCGACCGCGCTCGAAATCTGGGAGGATTGCGACGGCCAGATCGACGCCATCGTCACCGGCGTGGGCACCGGCGGAACCATCAGCGGTGTGTCGCGCGTGCTCAAGGAGCGCAACCCCGATTTCAAGGCCATTGCCATCGAGCCCTCCGGAAGCCCGGTGATCTCGGGCGGTCAGCCGGGCCCGCACAAAATCCAGGGCATCGGCGCCGGGTTCGTCCCCAAAAACTTCGACACCGGCCTTATCGACGAGGTCATCAAAGTCGACGACGACGCGGCGATGACCATGGCCCGCCGCCTCGCCCGCGAGGAGGGCCTGCTGGTCGGCATCAGCGCCGGTGCGAATGTCGTCGGGGCGATCGAGGTGGGCATGCGCCCTGAATTTGCAGGCAAGCGCATCGTCACAATGTTGTGCGACACCGGAGAGCGCTACCTCTCGACGCCGCTTTTCCGAGAGCTATAG
- the cysE gene encoding serine O-acetyltransferase — protein sequence MSEASQHERRRPTTTPPSTHSAGANGFWLDVIEDIRAVRRADPAARTPVEVILTYPGLHAIWFHRVAHGLWNKGHIVAARLLSHLSRHYTGIEIHPGATIGRRVFIDHGMGIVIGETAVIGDDCLIYKGVVLGGTTLKRTKRHPTLGKGVTVGSNACILGAVEIGDGARIGSGSVVIKDVEEGATVVGIPGRVVSKDRPSGLTIPNLDHAALPDPLQRIVKDLLGHIDRLSSRIHTLENLLELSPEELAEKLERHEMQDDLDLEFLAAYENEGAEANEALTEAEG from the coding sequence ATGAGCGAAGCATCCCAACACGAGCGCCGTCGGCCTACGACGACGCCGCCGAGCACCCATTCGGCCGGCGCCAACGGTTTTTGGCTCGACGTCATCGAAGATATCCGGGCGGTGCGCCGCGCCGACCCGGCTGCGCGCACGCCCGTCGAGGTCATCCTGACCTACCCCGGTCTGCACGCGATCTGGTTTCACCGGGTGGCCCACGGTCTCTGGAACAAGGGCCATATCGTGGCGGCGAGGCTCCTGTCTCACCTGTCGCGCCACTACACCGGTATCGAGATTCACCCGGGGGCGACCATCGGCCGGCGGGTCTTTATCGATCACGGCATGGGCATCGTCATCGGCGAGACGGCGGTCATCGGTGATGACTGTTTGATCTACAAGGGCGTAGTCCTGGGTGGCACGACTCTCAAGCGCACCAAGCGCCACCCCACGCTCGGCAAGGGTGTGACCGTGGGGAGCAACGCCTGCATCTTGGGCGCGGTCGAAATTGGCGACGGAGCGCGCATCGGAAGTGGCTCGGTCGTCATCAAAGATGTGGAAGAGGGCGCGACCGTCGTCGGCATTCCGGGGCGTGTGGTCTCCAAGGACCGCCCCAGCGGCCTGACGATTCCCAACCTCGACCACGCGGCGCTGCCCGATCCGCTACAGCGCATCGTCAAAGACCTGCTCGGTCATATCGACCGGCTGTCGAGCCGCATCCACACGCTCGAAAACCTCCTCGAGCTCAGCCCCGAGGAGCTCGCCGAAAAGCTCGAGCGCCACGAGATGCAAGACGACTTGGATTTGGAGTTTTTGGCGGCCTACGAAAACGAAGGTGCAGAGGCGAACGAAGCGTTGACTGAAGCCGAAGGTTAG
- a CDS encoding outer membrane lipoprotein-sorting protein, translated as MKWRKFCWIVACLLTVSVAAPAFAEDDKSAKQIIDESLEKNSLGFQSGEADLTLIIEDKAGSRRVRKLDVKSKKVSEATNTLVELTHPKEVKGQAFLFAENKKAEDDVWMYVPAFKVTRRIEGSQKSGSFLGSHFTYADLESRDIKDANYKRLKDDKIGKHAVYVIESTPKKGSDSDYGKVISYIRKSDSMPLKMRFYDKSGDEAKTLFVEKLDTTENGETYVKRMTLRPKSGGFTTIKLEAFDDDAKIADAVFSKEQLGK; from the coding sequence ATGAAGTGGCGAAAATTTTGTTGGATAGTTGCTTGCCTGCTGACCGTCTCGGTGGCGGCGCCTGCTTTCGCCGAAGACGACAAGAGCGCCAAGCAGATCATCGACGAGTCGCTCGAGAAAAACTCGCTCGGCTTCCAGTCGGGCGAGGCTGATTTGACGCTGATCATCGAGGACAAAGCCGGCAGCCGCCGCGTCCGAAAGCTCGACGTCAAGAGCAAGAAGGTCAGCGAAGCGACGAATACACTCGTCGAGCTGACCCACCCGAAAGAGGTCAAGGGTCAGGCGTTTTTGTTCGCCGAGAACAAAAAAGCCGAGGACGACGTGTGGATGTACGTGCCTGCCTTCAAGGTCACCCGTCGTATCGAGGGGAGCCAGAAGAGCGGCTCGTTTTTGGGAAGCCACTTCACCTACGCCGACCTCGAGAGTCGCGACATCAAGGACGCCAACTACAAGCGCCTCAAAGACGACAAGATCGGCAAGCACGCCGTCTACGTCATTGAGTCGACGCCCAAAAAAGGGAGTGACAGCGACTACGGCAAGGTGATCAGCTACATTCGCAAATCCGACTCCATGCCGCTCAAAATGCGCTTTTATGACAAGTCGGGCGATGAGGCCAAGACGCTCTTTGTCGAGAAGCTCGACACGACAGAAAACGGCGAAACCTACGTCAAGCGCATGACCCTGCGCCCCAAGAGCGGCGGATTCACGACAATCAAGCTCGAGGCGTTCGACGACGATGCCAAGATCGCCGATGCCGTGTTTTCGAAGGAACAGCTGGGCAAGTGA